From the Pyrinomonadaceae bacterium genome, one window contains:
- a CDS encoding S8 family serine peptidase gives MTKRQTDPGKEDEPTISNSVDNAIKHQREEVDDFADRFDPKSRHGAWWQPGLIELVFKDPTQSGVRGWNFKTEKERFEFSEEWPDAVRNLLLAQGLKSWKPSFPLRYSWTKKSDDDAFDDYARAGHDRFVTLSFRKDAETPQFADELRELPEIEQAVAVPKIGPPSGPLDEPLMGVDDHPQSTICDAGGCLESQWYIFRCKVNQAWLKTNESGEGLSGRGVVIADVDWGFNPSHRDLIAQIRKTQNVFPESNSANETIVTNGSRCHHGTAALGLAGAQLNGFGIVGVAFGATLWAIQSGTDTREDHSLWVAGIRFVRDQQSESRKVIILEIQTKRRRNIEMIPTIADEIKHAISENIVVCVPAGNAGRDAKFDDNDTEILQTGSILVGATRFDATRKDFRGFSNYGDRVTVYAPGDLDSDLTCGPSDHAYRNGFGGTSSAVAKVAGVVALMLETNPALTHERVRDILGRSQIPVFDDSSTQIGVLLDAEQAVCEASQLAGRPC, from the coding sequence ATGACTAAGCGGCAAACAGACCCCGGTAAAGAGGACGAGCCTACCATTTCAAACTCCGTCGACAACGCCATCAAGCATCAGCGTGAGGAAGTTGACGACTTTGCGGATAGGTTCGACCCAAAGTCCCGCCACGGAGCGTGGTGGCAACCTGGACTGATCGAATTGGTGTTCAAGGACCCAACTCAATCCGGCGTTCGCGGCTGGAATTTCAAAACGGAAAAGGAACGCTTTGAGTTTTCGGAAGAGTGGCCTGACGCGGTAAGGAACTTATTGCTTGCGCAGGGCCTCAAAAGCTGGAAACCCTCTTTCCCGCTTCGTTACTCGTGGACGAAAAAGTCCGATGATGACGCGTTCGATGATTATGCGCGTGCCGGTCACGACAGGTTCGTCACTCTTAGTTTTCGAAAAGATGCTGAGACTCCACAATTTGCCGATGAACTAAGAGAACTGCCGGAGATTGAGCAGGCCGTAGCGGTGCCTAAGATCGGTCCGCCCTCAGGGCCGTTGGACGAACCGCTTATGGGAGTCGATGACCATCCACAAAGCACCATTTGCGACGCCGGTGGCTGTCTGGAAAGCCAGTGGTACATCTTCCGGTGTAAGGTTAACCAAGCGTGGTTGAAAACAAATGAATCTGGCGAAGGTCTGTCAGGCAGAGGCGTGGTGATCGCCGATGTTGACTGGGGGTTCAATCCGTCGCACCGGGATTTGATAGCACAGATCCGAAAAACCCAGAATGTATTCCCCGAATCTAACAGCGCCAATGAAACCATCGTAACTAATGGGAGCCGATGTCATCACGGAACCGCCGCTCTTGGATTAGCCGGCGCGCAACTGAATGGTTTTGGGATCGTAGGTGTCGCTTTTGGCGCAACGCTTTGGGCAATTCAATCAGGTACCGACACGCGAGAGGATCACTCTTTGTGGGTAGCCGGCATAAGATTCGTGCGGGATCAACAATCCGAGAGCCGGAAGGTAATAATTCTGGAAATTCAGACCAAGAGGAGGCGAAACATCGAAATGATTCCCACCATAGCAGATGAGATTAAGCACGCGATCAGTGAAAATATAGTGGTTTGCGTTCCCGCCGGTAACGCTGGCCGAGATGCCAAGTTTGACGATAACGACACGGAGATACTGCAAACTGGATCAATTTTGGTGGGAGCCACGCGATTTGACGCGACAAGAAAGGACTTTCGCGGTTTCAGCAATTACGGCGATCGAGTGACTGTTTATGCTCCCGGTGATCTGGACTCTGATTTGACTTGTGGCCCTTCGGATCACGCGTATCGAAACGGATTCGGTGGAACCTCAAGCGCGGTTGCGAAAGTGGCAGGCGTGGTCGCGTTGATGTTGGAAACAAACCCCGCGCTTACTCACGAGCGAGTACGTGACATCCTTGGCCGATCTCAGATACCTGTCTTTGACGATTCGTCCACTCAGATAGGTGTGCTCCTGGACGCAGAGCAAGCAGTGTGTGAAGCCAGCCAGCTTGCCGGGCGTCCATGCTGA
- the mug gene encoding G/U mismatch-specific DNA glycosylase — protein MAVTKPFKPTKQQLVEAAGQKVPDVIAPNLKVLFCGINPGLYTAAVGHHFARPGNRFWPALFKSGFTDRLVSPFEERGLLKSGIGISNVVPHATATAAELTTEDFIAGGRALAAKVKRYRPRIVAILGVGAYRLAFAKPKAQIGEQPERIHEARVWVLPNPSGLNANYQLPELVKLFRELREAATIQPG, from the coding sequence ATGGCGGTCACCAAACCGTTCAAGCCAACCAAGCAGCAACTCGTCGAAGCGGCCGGCCAGAAAGTGCCGGACGTGATCGCGCCGAATCTAAAAGTGCTGTTTTGCGGGATCAATCCGGGGCTTTACACAGCGGCCGTCGGTCATCACTTCGCGCGCCCCGGCAACCGGTTCTGGCCGGCGCTGTTCAAGTCCGGATTCACAGATCGTTTGGTGTCGCCGTTTGAAGAGCGCGGACTGCTCAAAAGCGGAATCGGAATTAGCAATGTCGTGCCGCATGCCACAGCTACAGCCGCAGAACTAACCACGGAAGATTTCATTGCCGGCGGACGTGCTTTGGCGGCGAAAGTAAAACGATATCGTCCTCGGATTGTGGCGATTCTCGGCGTCGGTGCATACCGCCTCGCGTTTGCTAAACCCAAAGCGCAAATCGGCGAACAGCCGGAGAGAATTCACGAGGCGCGTGTCTGGGTGCTGCCGAATCCGAGTGGCTTGAATGCGAATTATCAGTTGCCTGAACTGGTGAAGCTGTTTAGAGAATTGCGTGAAGCGGCTACAATTCAACCCGGTTAG
- the ligD gene encoding non-homologous end-joining DNA ligase — MATNKRLPKTRETKTAICSAARKARMPEIIHPMLATLVDEPFSDQDWIFETKWDGFRSVCFVSKGKARFVSRNQIEMTPQYPELANIPKQINAKEAILDGEIVALDEHGRPQFQLLQNKLRIRSGSYAKARTAQLVYFAFDLLYLDGFDLMGCPVVERKARLEQILRPASFIKYSDHVAGEGELFFREIAKFRLEGMIAKRAASKYAQKRTSDWLKVKTVQRSEVVVGGYTQPRGARSYFGSLVMGLYREGKLQYVAHVGGGFNEQKLRAINKLLQPLKSDKCPFAVKPKTNEPVQWVKPKLVAEVKFSEWTADERMRHPVFVGLREDKKPQDCRFEFERDTDETVRKSRR, encoded by the coding sequence ATGGCTACCAACAAGCGCTTACCGAAGACTCGTGAGACAAAGACGGCTATCTGCTCGGCCGCGCGCAAGGCGCGTATGCCGGAAATCATTCATCCGATGCTGGCGACTCTGGTTGATGAGCCCTTCTCTGATCAGGATTGGATATTCGAAACGAAGTGGGATGGTTTTCGATCTGTCTGCTTCGTCAGCAAAGGAAAAGCGCGATTCGTTTCGCGCAATCAGATCGAGATGACCCCGCAGTATCCCGAGCTGGCAAACATACCGAAGCAGATCAACGCAAAAGAAGCGATTCTCGATGGCGAGATTGTCGCGCTCGACGAGCACGGCCGGCCACAGTTTCAATTGCTGCAGAATAAGCTGCGCATACGCAGTGGCAGTTATGCTAAAGCGCGGACCGCGCAGCTTGTCTATTTCGCGTTCGACTTGCTGTATCTCGATGGCTTCGACCTGATGGGTTGCCCAGTCGTTGAACGGAAAGCCAGGCTTGAGCAGATTCTGCGTCCGGCGAGCTTCATAAAATATTCCGACCACGTTGCAGGTGAAGGCGAGCTCTTCTTTCGCGAGATCGCAAAGTTTCGTCTGGAAGGGATGATCGCAAAACGCGCGGCGAGTAAGTACGCGCAAAAGCGTACCTCAGACTGGCTCAAAGTAAAGACAGTTCAGCGATCGGAAGTCGTGGTCGGCGGTTACACCCAACCGCGTGGCGCGCGTTCGTATTTCGGTTCGCTGGTAATGGGGCTGTATCGTGAGGGCAAGCTTCAATACGTGGCTCATGTCGGTGGCGGCTTCAATGAACAGAAGCTCCGCGCGATTAATAAACTGCTTCAGCCGCTTAAAAGCGATAAGTGTCCGTTCGCCGTCAAGCCCAAGACCAACGAACCTGTGCAATGGGTGAAGCCGAAGCTGGTTGCGGAGGTGAAGTTTTCTGAGTGGACGGCGGACGAGCGAATGCGTCATCCGGTCTTCGTTGGGTTACGTGAAGACAAGAAGCCTCAGGATTGCAGGTTTGAATTCGAACGCGACACTGACGAGACGGTCAGGAAAAGCCGTCGGTAG
- the lexA gene encoding transcriptional repressor LexA, producing MLPRTQRQKEVLDYITRFLAKHGHEPSYAQIARHFGVSSKATIAKHIAALEKRGLVKRQHEPGHFTLAVRFEEAAADATCEVPLVGRIAAGLPIDAIQDVEMICVPRFLLGRVRPERIYALRVKGDSMIDEHICDGDIALIESRNEARDGEIVVALIDQTRATLKRLFRRGQEVELRPSNAALEPIRVHASRVEIQGIFRSLLRPNA from the coding sequence ATGCTACCTCGAACGCAACGTCAAAAAGAAGTTCTGGATTACATCACTCGCTTTTTGGCGAAGCATGGGCACGAACCTTCGTACGCACAAATCGCGCGCCACTTCGGTGTCAGTTCCAAAGCCACGATCGCCAAGCACATTGCCGCACTCGAAAAACGTGGACTCGTAAAACGGCAACACGAACCGGGTCACTTCACTCTCGCAGTGAGGTTTGAGGAAGCGGCGGCTGACGCAACTTGCGAGGTGCCGCTGGTCGGGCGTATCGCCGCGGGACTGCCCATCGATGCGATTCAGGATGTTGAGATGATTTGCGTTCCGCGCTTCCTGCTTGGTCGCGTGCGCCCCGAAAGAATTTACGCGCTGCGCGTCAAAGGCGATTCAATGATCGATGAGCACATCTGCGACGGCGACATCGCTTTGATCGAAAGCCGTAACGAAGCGCGCGACGGAGAGATCGTTGTGGCGCTCATCGATCAAACGCGGGCGACATTAAAGCGTTTGTTCCGTCGCGGTCAGGAAGTCGAACTTCGACCTTCAAACGCGGCCTTGGAACCGATTCGCGTGCACGCCTCGCGAGTCGAAATCCAGGGCATTTTCCGCAGCCTCCTCCGTCCCAACGCATAA
- a CDS encoding class I SAM-dependent rRNA methyltransferase, producing MAEVSITSRGAKRIRHGHLWVYRSDVANAEGVEGGTIVRVVDQAHNFVGQAFYSDASEISLRFLTTQEETIDREWWRLRLRACAARRSRTAADTNAYRLVYSEGDLLPSLIIDKYDDVLVIQTLSQGSERVKAAIAELLVEEFKPAAIVERNDARVRQLEGLESTSGILHVTEPAGSETVTINQHGLRFLVSPLGSQKTGAFLDQRENYLAAKRVAHGRALDCFTFNGGFALHIAGKCDSVLGIDISEDAIAGARRNAELNETSNVEFRAANVFDALREFEAAGEKFDTIILDPPAFAKNRASVKSAARGYKEINLRALKLLNPGGVLVTCTCSYHMPEELFLEVVAAATLDARRRLQIVEVRGQSSDHPVLMGVPETHYLKCVIARVVE from the coding sequence ATGGCGGAAGTAAGCATCACGTCGCGCGGAGCGAAGCGAATCCGCCACGGTCATTTGTGGGTCTATCGCAGCGACGTGGCAAACGCAGAAGGTGTCGAAGGCGGAACCATCGTGCGTGTTGTCGATCAGGCACACAACTTTGTAGGTCAGGCCTTCTACAGCGACGCATCCGAGATTTCGCTTCGGTTTTTGACAACGCAAGAAGAGACGATCGATCGCGAATGGTGGCGTTTGCGTCTGCGCGCGTGTGCAGCGCGACGTTCACGGACCGCGGCGGACACAAACGCCTACCGGCTGGTCTACTCCGAAGGCGATCTGTTGCCGTCTCTGATTATCGACAAGTACGACGACGTCTTAGTCATTCAAACTCTGTCGCAAGGCAGCGAACGGGTAAAAGCGGCGATCGCCGAACTGCTGGTCGAAGAATTCAAGCCAGCCGCGATCGTTGAGCGCAATGACGCGCGTGTGCGGCAGTTGGAAGGACTCGAATCAACGAGTGGCATTCTGCACGTGACAGAGCCCGCGGGTTCTGAGACGGTCACGATCAATCAGCACGGCCTCCGCTTTCTGGTTTCGCCGCTCGGCTCGCAAAAAACCGGAGCGTTTCTCGATCAGCGTGAGAATTATCTCGCCGCCAAACGTGTCGCCCATGGTCGCGCCCTCGACTGCTTCACATTCAACGGCGGGTTCGCGCTGCACATCGCGGGGAAATGCGACAGCGTGCTCGGCATCGACATTTCCGAAGACGCGATCGCCGGCGCGCGTCGCAATGCCGAGCTTAACGAAACTTCGAATGTTGAGTTTCGCGCGGCCAACGTTTTCGATGCGTTGCGAGAATTCGAGGCCGCGGGCGAGAAGTTTGACACGATCATCCTCGATCCGCCGGCATTTGCGAAAAATCGCGCCAGCGTTAAGTCTGCCGCGCGCGGCTACAAGGAAATCAATCTCCGCGCATTGAAACTCCTAAATCCGGGCGGCGTGCTGGTGACGTGCACGTGTTCCTATCACATGCCGGAGGAGTTGTTTCTGGAGGTGGTGGCAGCGGCGACGCTGGATGCGCGCCGCCGCTTGCAGATTGTCGAAGTGCGCGGGCAATCAAGCGATCATCCCGTGCTCATGGGCGTGCCCGAGACGCATTACCTGAAATGCGTGATCGCGCGCGTGGTCGAATAA
- a CDS encoding response regulator has translation MEFALLFRRLAVAESRSEFLDKALIENAAASFYHEKAGNFRYLARVENNLGFLYFTIGRYQDAHYHLDRARDLFLQLKDVGTAAQVDETRARTLLAEGNLKAAERTIKAAVRVLEKGGQQAVLAEALTTQGIIAARTGNEARAALLLQRAIVVAETVGDREGSGRAHLTIVEELGSQTGVRQLVEIYQSAVELLEHSQDPATHKRLISCARKVIAALLVEKPGGGFMPKPDSWEGFSLRREIKKIERNLIERSLRDASGSVTKASQLLGFKHHQSLVSLLNNRHKDLIGHRTAVRKRRRHLFSQPKQSEKKTPATPVPNQVSILHVEGHKLIGRQFEELLVSSGFGVQLCTGGLRAWEILKTKVPYDVLIVNHNLPEVSGLELVLRVRSMVHRRTLPIIMLSDDDVEKEAWRAGVDAFLRTSEAAKKLTATLFRILEESREESKKS, from the coding sequence ATGGAGTTCGCACTCTTATTTAGGAGACTTGCTGTAGCAGAAAGTCGAAGCGAATTTCTTGATAAGGCACTAATCGAAAACGCTGCGGCCAGTTTTTATCATGAGAAGGCCGGCAATTTTCGTTACCTCGCTCGCGTTGAAAACAACCTCGGCTTTCTTTACTTCACCATCGGGCGTTATCAGGACGCGCACTACCATTTGGATCGTGCTCGCGATCTCTTCTTACAACTGAAAGATGTTGGTACGGCGGCGCAGGTTGATGAGACGCGCGCGCGCACGCTTCTCGCCGAAGGTAACCTTAAAGCCGCCGAGCGGACGATCAAAGCCGCGGTCAGAGTTCTCGAGAAGGGCGGACAACAGGCGGTCCTCGCTGAGGCGCTTACGACCCAGGGAATTATCGCGGCCCGCACGGGCAATGAGGCGCGCGCTGCATTACTGCTACAACGAGCGATTGTTGTCGCGGAAACAGTTGGCGACCGCGAAGGTTCAGGTCGCGCGCACCTGACGATTGTCGAGGAACTCGGCAGTCAAACGGGTGTCAGGCAGCTCGTGGAGATCTACCAGTCGGCCGTAGAACTGCTCGAGCATTCTCAGGATCCGGCGACGCACAAGCGCCTGATTTCCTGCGCGCGAAAAGTGATTGCCGCATTGCTGGTGGAGAAACCCGGCGGGGGTTTTATGCCGAAGCCCGATTCTTGGGAGGGATTTTCCCTGCGCCGGGAAATCAAGAAAATCGAAAGAAACCTGATCGAACGCTCGCTTCGCGATGCGTCTGGTTCGGTGACAAAGGCTTCGCAATTGCTGGGCTTCAAGCATCACCAGAGTCTCGTGTCGCTGCTCAACAACCGGCACAAAGATCTGATCGGGCACCGTACGGCGGTGCGAAAGCGGCGACGGCATTTGTTTTCGCAGCCGAAGCAAAGCGAAAAGAAAACTCCGGCGACGCCGGTTCCAAATCAGGTTTCAATCCTTCACGTTGAGGGTCACAAGCTGATTGGGCGTCAATTTGAAGAGCTCCTGGTGAGCAGCGGGTTTGGGGTGCAATTGTGTACCGGTGGACTTAGAGCGTGGGAGATTCTCAAGACGAAGGTGCCCTATGATGTGCTGATCGTCAATCACAACTTGCCCGAAGTGAGCGGGCTTGAGCTGGTCCTGCGCGTCCGCAGCATGGTCCATCGTCGCACCCTGCCAATCATCATGCTTTCCGACGATGATGTGGAAAAGGAAGCGTGGCGCGCCGGCGTCGATGCGTTCTTGCGCACATCCGAGGCCGCCAAGAAACTGACCGCGACCCTCTTCAGAATCCTGGAAGAAAGCCGAGAAGAGTCCAAAAAGTCGTAA
- a CDS encoding ATP-binding protein translates to MAVAIDVTHRETSQPESATTLGTIVDLVRRITHADTTSVISFSQNDNTITWEAAAGFITPAAERPITQQLNNVLADRVLAADSVVIVQGIGRRDGYPADEFPIHALEGICDLAIIPLRSRGVQLGALIAGYRLSHEFTVEEKESLRGLADMAGLALDNARLVETLATAEKIWEQTFEAIGEGILAYDENGRILRCNARAAEMLDLKNEEVTDLTFEEAFARMFGGPAAAYHLADSRDLSSGFEVQTETGRRYLTSIASIRQPSENTIKVATWKDVTQLSEVQEQLSRSRRLGSVGQLAAGVAHEINNPLAAISACAEAVIRDVRKSDDTQKLASEHQWNYYLEEIVRQSQRCKEITRGLLDLTQQRQAKRSMTDLNGVARDCLKVAVHRPESARIEFKVALDEGIGQIATDPALVCQILDNLLSNAADAVGENDGRVTVRTARETDRALIEVADNGPGIPADLLPKIFDPFVSTKRAGKGYGLGLAICAALAEALGASLTVESKEGEGSRFRLWIPRRAADVENVSV, encoded by the coding sequence ATGGCCGTAGCAATCGATGTAACTCACCGCGAGACCTCGCAACCGGAAAGCGCAACCACGCTAGGCACCATCGTCGATTTAGTTCGGCGCATCACGCACGCGGACACCACGTCCGTCATAAGCTTCTCGCAAAACGACAACACGATTACCTGGGAAGCTGCCGCCGGCTTCATCACCCCTGCGGCTGAGCGACCGATTACGCAGCAACTCAACAACGTTCTGGCGGATCGCGTCCTCGCCGCCGACTCGGTCGTAATTGTTCAGGGGATCGGCCGGCGCGACGGTTATCCGGCTGATGAGTTTCCCATACACGCGCTCGAAGGCATCTGCGATTTGGCGATCATACCGCTTAGATCGCGCGGCGTGCAGCTCGGCGCCCTCATCGCCGGTTATCGTTTGTCGCATGAGTTCACGGTTGAGGAGAAGGAGTCGCTACGCGGTCTGGCGGACATGGCCGGCCTGGCGCTGGACAACGCGCGGCTGGTAGAAACGCTCGCGACTGCGGAGAAAATCTGGGAGCAAACCTTCGAAGCGATTGGCGAAGGCATCCTCGCCTACGATGAAAACGGGCGCATCCTGCGCTGCAATGCGCGCGCAGCTGAGATGCTCGACCTGAAAAACGAAGAGGTAACGGACCTCACTTTCGAAGAGGCTTTCGCGCGCATGTTTGGCGGGCCGGCAGCCGCGTACCACCTGGCCGATTCTCGCGACTTGTCTTCCGGATTCGAAGTCCAAACCGAAACAGGACGGCGCTACCTCACTTCGATTGCTTCGATACGTCAGCCGTCAGAAAACACTATCAAGGTCGCCACCTGGAAAGACGTGACTCAACTGTCCGAGGTGCAGGAGCAGCTTTCGCGTTCCCGTCGTTTGGGCAGCGTTGGCCAATTAGCCGCGGGCGTCGCGCACGAAATCAACAACCCGCTGGCCGCGATCTCGGCCTGTGCCGAAGCCGTGATTCGTGATGTGCGCAAGAGCGACGACACGCAAAAGCTCGCCAGCGAACATCAATGGAACTACTACCTTGAAGAGATTGTGCGCCAGTCGCAGCGGTGTAAAGAGATTACGCGCGGGCTTTTGGATTTGACGCAGCAGCGTCAGGCGAAGCGCTCGATGACCGATCTAAACGGCGTAGCCAGAGATTGCCTCAAAGTCGCGGTGCACCGACCTGAGTCGGCACGAATCGAATTCAAAGTCGCACTTGATGAAGGCATCGGCCAAATCGCGACCGACCCGGCCCTGGTGTGTCAGATCCTGGATAACCTTCTGAGCAACGCGGCCGACGCGGTAGGTGAAAACGACGGACGTGTCACCGTGAGGACCGCTCGTGAAACTGACCGTGCCCTGATCGAAGTGGCTGACAACGGGCCGGGCATTCCCGCTGATCTACTTCCCAAGATTTTTGATCCATTTGTCAGCACCAAGCGGGCGGGCAAGGGGTACGGGCTGGGCTTAGCGATTTGCGCGGCGCTGGCGGAAGCACTCGGCGCGTCTTTGACCGTGGAGTCGAAGGAAGGGGAGGGAAGCCGTTTCCGGCTATGGATTCCTCGTCGCGCCGCGGACGTTGAGAATGTATCCGTCTAG
- a CDS encoding sigma-54 dependent transcriptional regulator yields the protein MSRKINILVVDDDNLLRKLVTGQLSQAGFGATPASSGAEALAALRDSDFDVVLLDVMMPDLSGLEALKEIRQLDDPPEVIMLTADTSLQTGLEAMRHGAYDYLTKPATLDEMEAVIRKADEKRRLVKQNASLRSVVRPATHADDAVPIIHENASMASVLAQAENAARTDSTMLLTGESGTGKDVLARFIHSKSMRANMPMITVNCGALPETLFESEFFGHERGAFTGATSLRRGLVEAADGSTLFLDEIGDLALGMQVKFLHFLEQGRFRRVGSTRDQTSDVRVIAATNRNLTVAVERKEFRADLFYRLNVVALHVPPLRERREDIAKLIEHFLGVYRERFNRPKLKLTDDAIHRLLEYPWPGNVRELRNYMERAAAISPTDTIDADQIPELSPDNEVGETVTPEPVPRRLEDLEREHILHVLRQSEGNRERAATILGISARTLYRKLREYEHERDIDSQD from the coding sequence ATGAGTCGCAAGATCAACATCCTGGTCGTTGACGACGACAATCTGCTGCGGAAGCTGGTTACGGGTCAGCTTTCACAGGCGGGTTTTGGCGCGACGCCCGCCAGCAGCGGCGCCGAAGCGCTGGCCGCATTGCGCGACAGTGATTTCGATGTGGTGTTGCTGGACGTGATGATGCCGGATCTTTCCGGCCTCGAGGCCTTGAAAGAAATCCGCCAGTTAGACGATCCGCCTGAGGTCATAATGCTGACGGCGGACACTTCCTTGCAGACGGGACTCGAAGCGATGCGTCACGGCGCGTACGATTACCTCACAAAACCGGCAACGCTCGATGAGATGGAAGCCGTCATTCGCAAGGCCGACGAGAAGCGGCGGCTGGTAAAGCAGAACGCATCACTTCGTTCAGTTGTCAGGCCGGCGACCCACGCGGACGATGCGGTGCCAATCATCCATGAAAATGCGTCGATGGCGTCAGTCCTGGCGCAGGCCGAGAATGCCGCGCGCACGGATTCGACGATGCTTTTGACGGGCGAATCGGGAACCGGGAAAGACGTCCTGGCGCGATTCATTCACTCAAAAAGCATGCGCGCAAACATGCCCATGATTACCGTCAATTGCGGCGCGTTGCCGGAAACTCTTTTCGAGTCAGAGTTCTTTGGCCACGAACGCGGAGCGTTTACCGGCGCGACTTCGCTGCGTCGAGGATTAGTCGAGGCGGCGGATGGTTCGACGTTGTTCCTCGATGAAATCGGTGACCTGGCGTTGGGGATGCAGGTAAAGTTTCTGCACTTTCTTGAGCAGGGAAGGTTCCGCCGCGTGGGATCCACGCGCGATCAAACGTCGGACGTGCGCGTTATTGCTGCGACGAACCGGAACCTGACGGTAGCGGTGGAACGTAAGGAGTTTCGCGCCGACCTCTTCTATCGTCTGAATGTCGTAGCGCTTCACGTACCGCCGCTCCGCGAACGCCGCGAGGACATTGCAAAATTGATCGAACACTTTCTGGGCGTCTATCGTGAGCGCTTCAACCGGCCGAAACTGAAGTTGACGGACGATGCGATCCACCGTTTGCTCGAATACCCCTGGCCGGGAAACGTGCGCGAGTTAAGAAACTATATGGAACGCGCGGCCGCGATCTCTCCCACGGATACAATCGATGCGGACCAAATTCCGGAGCTCTCACCAGACAACGAAGTTGGCGAGACCGTGACGCCCGAGCCCGTTCCTCGCCGGCTTGAAGACCTCGAGCGCGAACACATCCTGCATGTGCTGCGACAGAGTGAAGGCAACCGCGAGCGCGCGGCGACGATTCTCGGCATCTCGGCGCGGACGCTTTACCGAAAGCTTCGGGAGTACGAGCACGAGCGCGACATCGATTCTCAGGATTAG